Proteins from one Dehalococcoidia bacterium genomic window:
- a CDS encoding amidase, with the protein MPETPLHYLTITELADRIRSGDLSPVDATQAQLDRIDNLDGHLKSYATVMADHAIGSARRAEEEIAAGEYKGPLHGVPIAVKDLCFTTGVRTMGGSKVNADLVPSFDSTVVAKLEAAGAVLLGKLNLTEGAMGGYNPALQIPLNPWNNDRWTGSSSSGSGAATAAGLCYGSLGSDTGGSIRFPAAACGIVGIKPTWGRVSRYGVLALAESLDHVGPMTRSVADSAVMLQAIAGYDPNDPTSLSDPVPDYMDGIADGIEGVRIGYDLSHISDQVDPELTAAVLNGIEVLSELGAEIVEIEMPDVDRYLPAWPVLCSAEAVAAHRENYPDRRDDYGPWFRGWLDMGAAKAGADYAEANNMRAECNGLIREAFKDIDLMACPSTIGPAYPVTPEMLYGEMDTRRGSAFQRFTVPYDYNGAPTISVPCGFSSDGLPLSLQLVGKHLSEQLLCRAGHAYEQATDWHTHRPPEP; encoded by the coding sequence ATGCCTGAAACTCCACTTCACTATCTGACAATCACCGAACTGGCCGATCGCATCAGATCAGGCGACCTCTCGCCCGTCGATGCCACCCAGGCACAGCTCGACCGCATCGACAACCTGGACGGCCACCTGAAGAGCTACGCGACCGTGATGGCAGACCACGCCATCGGCAGTGCTCGGCGTGCCGAGGAGGAGATCGCTGCAGGCGAGTACAAGGGCCCACTCCACGGAGTTCCCATCGCTGTAAAAGACCTGTGTTTCACCACGGGCGTCCGCACGATGGGTGGCTCGAAGGTAAACGCCGATCTCGTTCCATCGTTCGACTCGACCGTCGTGGCCAAGCTCGAGGCCGCCGGAGCCGTGCTGCTTGGCAAGCTCAACCTGACCGAAGGCGCGATGGGCGGCTACAATCCAGCACTTCAGATCCCCCTCAACCCGTGGAACAACGACCGCTGGACCGGCTCATCGTCGAGCGGCTCCGGCGCGGCGACAGCAGCCGGACTGTGCTATGGCTCTCTCGGCAGCGACACCGGCGGCTCCATCCGCTTCCCGGCCGCAGCGTGCGGCATCGTCGGCATCAAGCCGACGTGGGGCAGGGTGAGCCGCTACGGAGTGCTGGCACTCGCCGAGTCGCTGGACCACGTCGGCCCGATGACTCGTAGCGTCGCTGACTCAGCAGTAATGCTCCAGGCCATCGCTGGCTACGATCCCAACGATCCAACCTCGCTCTCCGATCCTGTCCCGGACTACATGGACGGAATAGCCGATGGCATCGAGGGCGTCAGGATTGGCTACGACCTCAGCCACATCTCGGACCAGGTCGACCCAGAGCTGACCGCAGCCGTGCTCAACGGCATAGAAGTTCTCAGCGAACTCGGAGCGGAGATCGTCGAGATCGAGATGCCCGACGTCGACAGGTATCTCCCCGCGTGGCCGGTGCTGTGCTCCGCCGAGGCCGTCGCAGCCCACCGCGAGAACTACCCTGACCGCCGCGACGACTACGGCCCGTGGTTCAGGGGATGGCTCGACATGGGTGCGGCCAAGGCCGGAGCCGACTACGCCGAGGCGAACAACATGCGCGCCGAGTGCAACGGCCTCATCAGGGAGGCGTTCAAGGACATCGACCTGATGGCGTGCCCCTCGACCATCGGCCCAGCGTACCCGGTCACTCCCGAGATGCTCTACGGCGAGATGGACACCCGGCGCGGTTCGGCATTTCAGAGGTTCACGGTGCCATACGACTACAACGGCGCCCCGACGATCTCAGTTCCGTGCGGCTTCAGCTCAGACGGACTGCCCCTGAGCCTTCAGCTAGTCGGCAAGCACCTGTCCGAGCAGCTCCTATGCCGAGCAGGCCACGCCTACGAGCAAGCCACCGACTGGCACACCCACAGACCCCCCGAGCCGTAA
- a CDS encoding Type 1 glutamine amidotransferase-like domain-containing protein translates to MSGRLALVGGDEFRASCESMDVAILAATGVAAPVVLIVPTAAAFENPARAADNGVRHFRALGADARPLMVLDHDDAMDAGTAAEVESADVVYLTGGNPAHLLDTLRDSLLLDAIQSRLDSGGTLAGSSAGAMVMGSWMRFRGEWTRTLGIAAGIATLPHHDRADPDTVVEELGSAPDDLTAVFGVDGAAGALSGTDGWTALGDGRVTVYEGGGWRRYEDGESFSIDAL, encoded by the coding sequence GTGAGTGGACGACTGGCGCTAGTAGGCGGAGACGAGTTCAGAGCAAGCTGTGAGTCGATGGATGTGGCCATACTCGCGGCAACAGGAGTCGCCGCACCTGTCGTGCTGATCGTGCCGACTGCGGCTGCCTTCGAGAACCCGGCACGAGCGGCGGACAATGGAGTTCGACACTTCCGGGCGCTCGGCGCCGACGCCAGACCCCTGATGGTGCTGGACCATGACGACGCGATGGACGCCGGGACCGCGGCGGAGGTCGAGTCCGCCGACGTCGTGTACCTGACCGGCGGCAATCCTGCACACCTGCTCGACACGCTCCGGGACTCGCTGCTGCTGGACGCCATTCAGAGCAGACTGGACAGCGGCGGGACCCTCGCGGGATCGAGCGCCGGAGCGATGGTCATGGGGAGCTGGATGAGGTTCAGGGGAGAGTGGACGCGAACGCTCGGGATCGCTGCAGGCATCGCCACGCTTCCCCATCACGATAGGGCGGACCCGGATACGGTAGTCGAAGAGCTGGGTTCTGCACCTGACGACCTGACGGCTGTGTTCGGAGTCGACGGGGCCGCGGGTGCGCTGAGTGGGACGGATGGGTGGACTGCGCTGGGGGATGGACGTGTGACTGTCTACGAGGGTGGCGGCTGGAGGCGGTACGAGGACGGTGAGAGTTTTAGTATCGATGCCTTGTGA
- a CDS encoding antitoxin family protein, which produces MPKTIKAKFTGGVLKPLERLDLEEDSEVLITVDVDPMLSVNDLTARFKSAMGAWKGTHDPEELLGNIYSDRLTGSRPEPRI; this is translated from the coding sequence ATGCCCAAGACCATAAAAGCGAAGTTCACCGGTGGCGTGTTGAAGCCCCTGGAAAGACTTGATCTCGAAGAAGACTCCGAGGTTCTCATAACTGTCGACGTCGACCCGATGCTCTCGGTCAATGATCTGACCGCGAGATTCAAGTCGGCGATGGGGGCATGGAAGGGCACCCATGATCCCGAAGAACTTCTAGGGAATATCTATTCTGACCGACTGACAGGCTCTCGACCAGAACCGAGGATCTAG
- a CDS encoding type II toxin-antitoxin system VapC family toxin, which produces MDTDWVIHALHGVAPITARVEQLAPHGLGLSIVSMAELYQGVFYSTNPSGNERSLQDFLSGVDVVSLDDEICRLFAMERGRLRAEGISIGDFDILIGATAIRYDLTLLTNNRRHFTRLRGLNIISV; this is translated from the coding sequence TTGGACACTGACTGGGTGATTCACGCTCTCCACGGCGTTGCCCCAATTACTGCACGCGTTGAGCAACTAGCTCCGCATGGACTTGGGTTGAGCATCGTATCCATGGCCGAGCTCTACCAGGGAGTGTTTTATTCTACAAACCCATCTGGTAACGAACGCTCACTGCAGGACTTCCTCAGTGGTGTCGATGTTGTGAGCCTGGATGATGAGATCTGTCGGTTATTCGCGATGGAACGAGGAAGGTTGAGGGCTGAAGGAATCAGCATCGGCGACTTCGACATTTTGATTGGCGCTACTGCGATTCGATATGACCTTACCTTGCTCACTAACAATCGGAGGCATTTCACGCGCCTTCGCGGATTGAACATTATTTCAGTCTGA